Sequence from the Synergistaceae bacterium genome:
GGTGCGTATCTTGATGAGCTTAAAATGAGTAGTGCGCTAAGAGATCAAGCTCTCTATTGGGGTGTACCAGGTTGGGCCGCAGCTCAGTGGGCAAAAGATTTGTCTATAGCGGAAGCCAAGAAAATCGTTTATTCAAACGGAATGAAGACATATCTTTCTCTTCGCCTTTCAAACGGAACAGACAGAGAGGCGTTCTTAAAAGAATACAGATCTACAGGCAGAAAGGCTTGGGCTTCTTCTTTTCTTGAATCCTCCATTCGTACACCGGAGAATCCCTACCCAGTTAACCTTATAGGTTATAGAGAGGGCAAAATTACGCCACAAAGTGAGTCTTCAATGCTTGTAGGAGAAGTTCTTTGTAATAAAATAAAAGAAGGCCCTCTGCTTGATATGTGTTGTGGCAGAGGAGTAAAGACGGGACAAATAGCAAGTATCATGCCAAAGTTGCAAATTGAGGCATGGGACCTTTCAGAGCCAAGGATAAAAGCCGCTCAACTTGAAATGAAAAGGCTGAAAGTAGAAGATAGGATTAATTTTAAAGTTGGAAATGCGTTAACTCTTAATCCTGACATTACACCTAAGGCCATATTATTAGATGCTCCTTGCACCGGAAGTGGTACATGGGGTAGACATCCTGAAAGCAAATGGTACTGTACACCGGAAATGTTAACAGAAGCCGCAGAGTTACAGGTTGAATTGCTTAAAAGAGCAGTTTCCCTTATTGCGGCAGAGGGAGTTATTGTGTACAGTACATGTAGTCTATTTAAAGAAGAGAATGAAAAAGTTGTGGCTTCTGTGATGGCAGAACATCCAGAGCTTATTGAGATACCACTTGTTAAAAAAAATCGGTTTATTACTAAAGGCAGACCGTATGGAACTGTAATATGGCCTGGATTACCATGGGTGGACGGTTTTTACATGGTAATCCTTTCAAAACGAAAATAATCGGGAGGAATTTTTTAATGGGTAAAATGCATCGTTGGGTTGTTATTGTCGCTTTTTTAATAATTATCATTTGTGGTTGGATTGCAGTTAGTACAATTTTTATGGAGAAGAAAGACATCGTCGTTCCGTCAGTGGTTGGCACCCAACTTATTGATGCCGTCGACTTACTGCAAAGCCGTGGATTATTAGCGAAAGTTGACAAAATTGATTCTCCTGAACGAGCAGATACTGTCATATCCCAAAACATACCTGAAGGTGTAAAGGTTGCGAAAGGGAAGGTTCTTCTTATAAAAGTAAGTAAAGGCGGTTCAATAGTGCCGATTCCCGATGTAAGGGGAATGAAATTTGAAGAGGGAATTAAAAGATTGAGTGAAGCTGGTTTTAAGGTAGATAAGGTTATGAGAGTAACAGATAAATTAAAGCCGGCAGGATCTATAATTGCACAAAATCCCGCGGCTCCGCAAACTGTAGCTGCGAACGCAATGGTAAGTATTATTGTTAGCTTAGGAAGCGATGGAGAAGGTTCTTTTGTTTTGGTGCCGGATCTAATAGGGCTGGATATTGAATCAGCTAAGAAAGCTATAGAGAAGAGCGATCTTTCTATTGGTGTCACGAATGAATCTCCTTCTGCTTCTACTTCAGAAGGAACTGTCTTGTCAACATCTCCTAGAAAAGGAGCGAGCGTACCGGCTGGTACTACCATTAATATTACGGTTTCAAGAGCCTTAAGGGCAAATGAAATGAGCAGTGAACGGCCGCCAATGGACAATCAGAATAAAGAGCGAGAAGAGGTAGTTCGTAAGATTGTTATCAAAGAGTCTGCACCAGTTAAGAT
This genomic interval carries:
- a CDS encoding RNA methyltransferase, with the protein product MRGIEAVIHIYGEIKEGAFAAETLRKTYSEIVPKDRVLAATLMYCTLRRLSLWKHLMMRYCKRDTRELDSITADALLVGIAGIVELRYFAIPVLINGIVQAIKKQGNERDTALVNAVLHTVADEAGAYLDELKMSSALRDQALYWGVPGWAAAQWAKDLSIAEAKKIVYSNGMKTYLSLRLSNGTDREAFLKEYRSTGRKAWASSFLESSIRTPENPYPVNLIGYREGKITPQSESSMLVGEVLCNKIKEGPLLDMCCGRGVKTGQIASIMPKLQIEAWDLSEPRIKAAQLEMKRLKVEDRINFKVGNALTLNPDITPKAILLDAPCTGSGTWGRHPESKWYCTPEMLTEAAELQVELLKRAVSLIAAEGVIVYSTCSLFKEENEKVVASVMAEHPELIEIPLVKKNRFITKGRPYGTVIWPGLPWVDGFYMVILSKRK
- a CDS encoding PASTA domain-containing protein → MGKMHRWVVIVAFLIIIICGWIAVSTIFMEKKDIVVPSVVGTQLIDAVDLLQSRGLLAKVDKIDSPERADTVISQNIPEGVKVAKGKVLLIKVSKGGSIVPIPDVRGMKFEEGIKRLSEAGFKVDKVMRVTDKLKPAGSIIAQNPAAPQTVAANAMVSIIVSLGSDGEGSFVLVPDLIGLDIESAKKAIEKSDLSIGVTNESPSASTSEGTVLSTSPRKGASVPAGTTINITVSRALRANEMSSERPPMDNQNKEREEVVRKIVIKESAPVKIPLKTDSNIPADKKTELKVVEKGASVELVPVSSEKTNKSESEAKVETLLTDANKQKKTAKIRYQTPPLSKPLSLKIEMRDSSGIKIIKEGTAKSGEYISLDVPYIGASTVMITLGGDLVWQDRFN